From Methanocalculus natronophilus, one genomic window encodes:
- a CDS encoding aminotransferase class V-fold PLP-dependent enzyme: protein MRTPAVKETLYWCDTCNLPLIGRRCGCGAEGRGIPLLEPYDLRPALRADRDLIGRLLFEQFGAIPLPDIILLNKTGGRDRSDLIIMNGSRFGWLSFDPISRQYSLDIAPESLPYLLVYATNGIVNLDEHLGDGKKVRIGGKRFPLRSPVPDGTVIVSYRKKYGTGVVRDGSIRVKELAQVDPGSFPNPDWKRAIDQNLYHLRLLERDAIRVIKKHANDRPTANVSFSGGKDSAAVLHLARKAGVTDAFFLDTGIELPETIAYIESQNIEIIREAGDFYGAVKKAGPPGKDHRWCCKLLKLQPLRIYLSRIGPVVTFQGNRWYESWNRADLEEASQNPANPLQLNISPIRNWRAFEVYLYLWWQEVEINPLYDMGFERIGCYLCPAMLESEYDLLRSTHPALAARWDAFLRDWADSKGLPKAYHAWGLWRWKALPPKMRELCREHGIPVNNDYTLKEGEPVISGVKPETPDEANAASGDTYPIVTIRRDFPILQEGIYLDSAATSFSPDQVVETFTEFEHNYRANVGRGIHRLTRIASQRYWHAHEIVGRFIGGEAGTTVFTKNTTESINMVAHGLPWERGDRVITTILEHHSNLLPWRALGERGVELRVIGITEEYALDLNALEEELKGGARLVAVTHASNAIGILTPVAEIAALCKEYDALLLIDAAQTIPHIPVNVREIGCDFCCFSGHKMLGPTGTGVLWMKDPSISPMMVGGGMIQEVRADSHLPAPGYEQFEAGTPNISGGIGLGRAARYLEDIGMSRVRDHEERLTSDLIRGLRAIEGVDLYAADDPASRIGVVSFTISGLHPHEAAERLDEDFDIFVRSGHHCCQPLMEYLQLQDGTIRASIGLYTAKEEIDLLVAAVADITRSL from the coding sequence ATGCGTACGCCAGCTGTCAAAGAGACACTCTACTGGTGCGATACCTGCAATCTTCCGCTGATCGGGAGGCGGTGCGGATGTGGAGCAGAGGGAAGAGGCATCCCGCTCCTTGAACCCTATGACCTGCGGCCGGCTCTCCGTGCAGACCGTGATCTCATTGGAAGACTGCTCTTTGAACAGTTTGGAGCCATTCCACTCCCAGATATCATCCTCCTGAACAAGACCGGCGGCAGGGATCGATCTGATCTCATTATCATGAATGGCAGCCGCTTCGGCTGGCTCAGTTTCGATCCCATCTCCCGGCAGTACTCACTTGATATTGCACCAGAATCCCTCCCATATCTGCTTGTATATGCAACAAATGGCATCGTCAACCTTGACGAACACCTTGGCGATGGGAAGAAGGTCCGTATCGGTGGGAAACGCTTCCCCCTCAGATCACCTGTGCCTGATGGCACCGTCATTGTGAGTTACAGAAAGAAATATGGAACAGGCGTGGTGCGGGATGGCTCAATCCGGGTGAAAGAGCTTGCACAGGTGGATCCCGGATCATTCCCAAACCCGGACTGGAAGAGAGCAATAGATCAGAACCTCTACCACCTCAGGCTTCTTGAGCGGGACGCCATCCGTGTCATCAAAAAGCATGCAAACGACCGGCCAACAGCAAACGTCTCGTTCTCAGGCGGAAAAGACAGTGCAGCAGTTCTCCATCTTGCACGAAAAGCCGGTGTCACCGATGCCTTCTTTCTCGATACCGGGATCGAGCTGCCTGAGACGATTGCATATATTGAATCCCAAAACATTGAGATCATCAGAGAAGCCGGTGACTTTTATGGAGCAGTGAAAAAGGCCGGACCGCCTGGCAAAGACCATCGCTGGTGCTGCAAGCTCCTCAAGCTGCAGCCGCTCAGGATATATCTCTCCAGGATCGGCCCTGTTGTCACATTCCAGGGAAACAGATGGTATGAATCATGGAACCGGGCAGATCTTGAAGAAGCCAGCCAGAACCCGGCAAACCCCCTCCAGCTGAATATCTCCCCCATCAGGAACTGGCGGGCTTTTGAGGTGTATCTCTATCTCTGGTGGCAGGAGGTGGAGATAAACCCCCTCTATGATATGGGATTTGAGCGGATCGGCTGCTATCTCTGCCCTGCGATGCTTGAGAGCGAATATGATCTCCTCAGAAGCACCCACCCGGCTCTCGCAGCACGGTGGGATGCTTTCCTCAGGGATTGGGCAGATTCAAAAGGCCTGCCCAAAGCGTACCATGCCTGGGGACTCTGGCGATGGAAGGCGCTTCCCCCGAAAATGCGCGAACTCTGCAGGGAGCATGGAATCCCGGTCAACAACGACTATACACTAAAAGAAGGAGAGCCTGTGATTTCAGGCGTGAAACCAGAAACCCCGGATGAGGCGAATGCAGCATCGGGAGACACATACCCCATTGTGACGATCAGGCGGGACTTTCCCATCCTCCAGGAAGGCATCTACCTGGATTCCGCAGCAACCAGCTTCTCTCCGGATCAGGTGGTTGAGACGTTTACTGAGTTTGAGCACAACTACCGGGCAAACGTCGGCCGCGGCATCCACCGGCTGACCAGGATCGCATCCCAGCGGTACTGGCATGCGCATGAAATTGTCGGCAGGTTCATCGGGGGAGAGGCAGGCACAACCGTCTTCACAAAGAACACCACCGAATCGATCAACATGGTCGCCCATGGCCTTCCATGGGAGCGGGGCGACCGGGTGATCACAACCATCCTCGAACACCACTCAAACCTCCTCCCCTGGAGAGCGCTGGGAGAGCGGGGGGTTGAACTCCGGGTGATCGGAATAACAGAAGAATATGCACTCGATCTCAATGCCCTTGAAGAGGAGCTGAAAGGCGGTGCACGGCTTGTCGCTGTCACCCATGCATCAAATGCTATTGGCATACTCACACCGGTTGCAGAGATAGCCGCTCTCTGCAAGGAATATGATGCACTCCTCCTCATTGATGCAGCACAAACCATTCCGCACATCCCGGTGAATGTCAGGGAGATCGGGTGTGATTTCTGCTGTTTCTCAGGCCATAAGATGCTTGGTCCGACAGGAACAGGTGTGCTCTGGATGAAGGATCCGTCTATTTCCCCGATGATGGTTGGTGGAGGGATGATCCAGGAGGTCCGTGCAGACAGCCATCTCCCTGCTCCCGGATATGAGCAGTTTGAAGCAGGCACCCCAAACATCTCCGGTGGAATCGGTCTTGGCAGAGCAGCCAGGTACCTGGAGGATATCGGGATGAGCCGGGTACGTGACCATGAAGAGAGACTCACGAGCGATCTGATCAGGGGACTCCGAGCGATTGAAGGTGTTGATCTCTATGCAGCAGATGATCCGGCTTCACGGATTGGCGTTGTCTCCTTTACAATCTCCGGACTCCATCCCCATGAGGCAGCAGAGAGACTTGATGAGGACTTCGATATCTTTGTCAGATCCGGCCATCACTGCTGTCAGCCCCTGATGGAATACCTGCAGCTTCAGGATGGAACAATCAGGGCGAGCATCGGGTTATATACAGCAAAAGAAGAGATCGATCTCCTGGTAGCCGCAGTAGCAGACATTACCCGGAGCCTCTGA
- a CDS encoding formate dehydrogenase accessory sulfurtransferase FdhD has product MDCITKVTRDIMQQDTFQEITTDCLPLDGEKSHREQRSIPGETVVALFVNGRHAATTLLSPGSLEEYTTGYLFAEEIIRRPEDIESIRIEENRISVLTKNPFRITGRRRTILAGCGGSTSYIDTASLPSIESDYRVSSSLLTSLSSQTCSPEHGIETAVLAGNDGIIAWYADIDCTSAVDRAIGSALLKQTDFSRTCLVISGLVTSEMVRRCLLAGIPVIGSIRAATTLAVRIAAEQHLSVAGFLTDDNLCLFTHPERIRGSG; this is encoded by the coding sequence TTGGATTGTATCACAAAGGTTACACGTGATATCATGCAGCAGGATACGTTTCAGGAGATCACTACCGACTGCCTGCCGCTGGATGGAGAGAAGAGCCATCGGGAACAACGGAGTATTCCAGGTGAAACAGTTGTTGCCCTCTTTGTCAATGGCCGTCATGCGGCAACAACCCTGCTCTCTCCCGGCTCTCTTGAAGAGTATACGACTGGCTATCTCTTTGCTGAAGAGATCATCAGAAGACCGGAAGATATCGAGTCCATCCGGATAGAAGAGAACCGGATCAGTGTCCTGACAAAGAATCCTTTCAGGATAACCGGGAGGAGGCGTACGATCCTTGCCGGATGCGGGGGGAGCACCTCGTATATTGATACGGCATCCCTCCCCTCAATAGAGAGCGACTACCGGGTTTCCTCGTCTCTCCTCACCTCTCTCAGCAGTCAGACGTGCTCACCTGAGCATGGTATTGAGACTGCGGTGCTTGCAGGTAATGATGGTATCATCGCCTGGTATGCTGATATTGACTGTACATCTGCTGTGGATCGGGCTATTGGATCCGCACTTTTAAAACAGACTGATTTTTCGAGGACATGCCTGGTCATCTCGGGCCTTGTGACCTCTGAGATGGTGCGGCGGTGTCTCCTTGCCGGGATACCGGTGATCGGATCAATTCGGGCTGCAACGACACTTGCAGTCAGGATTGCAGCAGAGCAGCACCTCTCTGTTGCCGGTTTTCTTACAGATGACAATCTCTGTCTCTTCACGCATCCTGAGCGGATCAGAGGCTCCGGGTAA
- a CDS encoding NusA-like transcription termination signal-binding factor — translation MSEITLDEDCMRLISQFESLTGAGARDCVIDARHDRVIFIINPGEMGLAIGKKGASIRKASEALDRRVEVVEYSDDLIQFIRNCFLPAQVMSIEIEGEDDSRVAQIEVREDDRGLAIGKEGKNILKAKQLLRRQFDIGDVEILQE, via the coding sequence ATGTCAGAAATAACCTTGGATGAGGACTGCATGCGGCTGATCTCTCAGTTTGAGAGTCTTACCGGTGCGGGTGCACGCGACTGTGTCATTGACGCCCGTCATGACCGGGTGATCTTTATCATCAATCCCGGAGAAATGGGCCTTGCAATCGGGAAGAAGGGCGCAAGCATCAGGAAGGCATCAGAAGCACTTGATCGCCGTGTCGAGGTCGTCGAATACTCTGACGATCTCATCCAGTTTATCAGGAACTGTTTCCTCCCGGCGCAGGTCATGTCGATAGAGATTGAAGGCGAGGATGATTCCCGTGTTGCCCAGATCGAGGTTCGTGAGGATGATCGCGGGCTTGCCATCGGTAAGGAAGGCAAGAACATTCTGAAAGCAAAACAGCTCCTTCGGAGACAGTTTGACATCGGTGATGTTGAAATTCTCCAGGAATAA
- a CDS encoding 50S ribosomal protein L30e, with product MDFNTSLRRAMKTGSVTLGQNSTEACIKESTARLVIIAKNCPEEFKKFVDEQENLAVYHYNGSGRQLGKECGKDFIVSALAVLEAGESDILNLQRA from the coding sequence ATGGATTTCAATACATCATTACGCAGAGCAATGAAGACCGGATCGGTCACGCTCGGTCAGAACAGTACAGAGGCCTGCATAAAAGAATCAACAGCACGCCTTGTCATCATTGCAAAGAACTGCCCCGAAGAATTTAAAAAATTCGTCGACGAACAGGAAAACCTCGCGGTCTACCATTACAATGGCTCAGGCCGTCAACTCGGTAAGGAGTGCGGTAAAGACTTCATCGTCAGTGCGCTTGCCGTCCTTGAAGCTGGTGAATCTGATATTCTAAATCTGCAGAGAGCCTGA